Genomic segment of Thiobacillus sp.:
ATGACCGGAAGCCTCAGGCGATATCCTCGGCTTCCTCGAGACGCCGGGCCTCTTCCTCCAGCATCACGGGAATGCCATCGCGGATGGGGAAGGCAAGGCGATCCGCCTTGCAGACCAACTCCTGGCGGTCCTTGAGCAATGTCAGGGGGCCCTTGCATAGGGGGCAAACGAGAATTTCAAGCAGTTTGGGGTCCATGGTTCCTTACTCGGCACTGGCTCAGTCGATTCAACAAGAGTTCTTTTAGTCCCTGCCCCAGTTCGGCGTCAACCTCCAGGACCCAGCAATCTTCCAGTCCCATCTGGCGGGCCAGGGGAGCGATTTTCACCGCGTCCTTTTCCGTCATCACGAAGCGCCCCGCGGGCAAGTCTTCCGCCTTGAAGTCATGATGATCCGGAAAGGCATGGGGGATCACCGCCAGCCCCAGGCCGGCCAGGTGCTCGAAGAAACGCTGGGGGTGGCCGATACCGGCGATGGCATGCACCGGGGTATCGGCCATTTCGGCGGCTGCAGCCAGACGGGTGGGTTCCACCAGGTTGTAGAGGCGCTGCCCCGCCAGGCGCATGCCGAACACGGGGGCAGCCAGCGCCAGGCGCCCGCATGAGCCGCCGTTGCAAACCACGGCAGTCACCCTGTCCAGCCGCTTCTCAGGCTCACGCAAAGGACCGGCGGGCAGGAGCCAGCCGTTGCCGAAGCCCCGCTGCCCATCCACCACGGCCACCTCCATGTCCCGGTCCAAGGCGTAGTGCTGCAGGCCGTCGTCAGCCACCACCACGTCCACTTCGGGATGGAAATCCAGCAACCGGCTTCCCGCCTCGCCCCGCCGGGCGCCAATCCAGACGGGGCAGCCCCCGCGCCTGGCGAGCAGCACGGGCTCATCGCCCACCAGGCGGGGGTCACTGTCAGCCCTGACAGGCATGGCCAGCCTTGCACTGCCGCCGTAACCGCGGCTGACGATGCCCGGCTTGTAGCCAGCGTCCTTGAGCCAAGCCACCAAGGCCAGGGTCAATGGGGTTTTGCCGGCACCGCCGGCGGTGATGTTGCCCACCACCAGCACCGGCACCGGCAGGCGGGTGGACCGCTTCCACCCCCTGGCATAGGCCATGCTCCTGAGGGCCGCGAGGAAACGGAACAGTAGGCTGAATGGCCCCAGAAGCATGCGCATGACCAGGCAGCCCATACCCCGGCCGTACCAGCAGTTATTGAAGAAGGATTCGACCAGAGCCCCCCCTTTCAGGAAAACAATGGGCCGCCCAGAGTTGTCTTGCCCCCCGCAACTTCAGACTGGGCAGAGCCCAGGCCTGGAAAGCCTGTCAGGGCGAGGCCCCGCTCTGGGTAACAAAGGTGACGCGGGGAAACCCGGCGCGGCGGGCCGCGTCCATGACCCGCACCACAGACTGGTGGGTGGCGCGGGCATCAGCGGAGATCACCACCACAGGATCCTTCTCGGGGCCGGCGGCGGCCTGGAGGGCACGCACGATGCCTTCCACTCCCATATTCCCCAACACGGCCTGGTTGACCTCATAGCGCCCCTGTTCGCTGACGTTGACCGTGATCTGGACTGGCTCCTCCTTGGAGGTGTCCCCCTGGGCCTCGGGCAGGTTGATCTGGAGTTCGGAAAAGCGGGCATAGGTGGTGGTGACCATGAGGAAGATCAGGATCACCAACAGCACGTCGATGAGGGGGATCAGGTTGATCTCCGGGTCGTCCCGACGACTGCCGCGCTGGAAATTCATGGACAGGGGGCCTTACTTCCGCTCGCCGTGGACGATTTCCACCAACCGCAAGGCCTCCTGCTCCATCTCCACCAGGAAGGCGTCCACACGGCCCCGGAAGAAGCGGTGGAAAATGAGGCTGGGGATGGCGACGATGAGGCCGAAGGCAGTGTTGTAAAGGGCCACGGAAATGCCGTGGGCCAGAACTGCCGGGTTGCCGCCGCTGGGGGACTGGGAGCCGAAGATTTCCACCATGCCCACCACGGTGCCCAGCAGGCCCATGAGGGGCGCCACGGCGGCGATGGTGCCCAGGGTGGTGAGATAACGCTCCAGGTCGTGGGCAACGGCACGCCCAGCCTCCTCCAGGGATTCCTTCATCATTTCCCGGCTCATGTTCACGTTGCGAACGCCCACGGCGAACACGCGCCCCAAGGGAGAACCCTCGGCCAGGGCCCGCATGATGTCCGGATTGGCTCCGTGCTTGCGCAGGTTCTCCAGGGTCTGTTCCAGCAGCCCCGGGGGAACAACCTGGGGGCGACGCAGGGTGTAGAAGCGCTCGAAAATGATGGCCAGGGCCAGGATGGATGCGAGGATCAAGGGCCAGATTGGCCAGCCGGCGGCTTCGATGAGGGCTAACAATGCCGTATTCCAAGAGGGGACAAAACGCATGCAACTGTAGCCCGCACCCGGCTCTTGGGCAAGCCGACTGCTATACTGCCGCCGCCATGGCAAAGACACCTCCCACCCACCCCATTTCCCCCCGATGATCCGCCGCCTGATCAACAAGGTCTTCGGCAAGAAGGCTCCCGCCGGCCCCCTCATCCTGCCCCTGGAACAGCACGGCATCCGCCGCGAACAGTTGCACCATTGCGCCCTCAAGGTCACCCGCAGCCTGCGGGAGGCCGGCCATGACGCCTTCGTGGTGGGGGGCGCGGTGCGTGACCTGCTGCTGGGCCGCGACCCCAAGGATTTCGACGTGGCCACCAATGCCACGCCGGAAGAGGTGCGGCGGGTGTTCCGCCGCTCCCGCCTCATCGGCCGGCGCTTCCAGATCGTGCACGTCTATTGCGGCCCCGACGTCATCGAGGTCACCACCTTCCGCGCCGCCACGCCGCCACCGGAGGACTTGGACAACGAAGAGGGAGAAGGGAACGTCGTCCGGACCCGGGTCACCGCCGACGACGGCATGCTCCTGCGGGACAACGTGTTCGGCAACCAGGAAGAGGATGCCGCCCGCCGCGACTTCACCGTCAACGCCCTCTACTACGACCCAGACAAGCAGGAAGTCTGGGACTGGCACGGCGGCGTGGCCGATGCGAAAAAGAAGGTGCTGCGCATGATCGGCGACCCGGAGCAGCGATTCCGCGAGGACCCGGTGCGCATGCTCAGGGCCGCCCGCTTCGCCGCCAAGCTGGATTTCCACATCGACCCCACAACCCGGGCCCCCATCGCCCGGCTGGCACCCATGCTGGCCCGCATTCCGCCGTCCCGGCTGTTCGACGAGATGATGAAGCTGCTGCTCTCGGGCCATGCCGAGCGGGGCGTGCGCCAACTGCGGGCCGAAGGCCTGCACCACGGCATTCTGCCCATGCTGGACGCCATCCTGGACGACCCGGGCCGGCAGAAATTCCTCCACGCCGCCCTGCATGACACGGACGAGCGGGTGCGCAAGGGCCATTCCGCCTCACCCGCCTTCATGCTGGCCTGCCTGCTCTGGTACGACTACCAGGAGGAACTGGCTGCCAACAAGCAGGCGGGCAAGCACGACCAGCCTGCCCAGTTCGACGCCATGGACACGGTGCTGGAGCGCCAGCGCAGCGCCCTGGCCGTCCCCCGCCGCCTGGATGGCACGATCAAGGAGATCTGGGTGCTGCAGGGCCGCCTGACCCAGCGCAGCGGCGGCAAGCCCTTCCGCCTTCTGGCCCACCCCCGCTTCCGGGCCGGCTACGACTTCCTGCTGATCCGGGCCCGGGGGGACGACGCCGAGACTGAACTGGCGGACTGGTGGACTCGCTTCCAGGAAGCCGGCGAGGACGAACGCGCCGGCATGCTCATCACATCCTCAGGCGGCGAAGGCAAACGCAAGCGCCGCCACCGTCCCCGGCACAAGCCCGGCGATGCCGTGGAGGTCACCCTTGGCTGACATCGAGGCCTACGTGGCCCTGGGCGCCAACCTGGGGGACCCCGCCGCCCAGCTGCGCCGCGCCATGGCGGAACTGGCCCGCCTGCCGGAAAGCCGTCTGGCCGCCTGTTCCAGCCTGTACCTGTCCAAGCCCGTGGGCTTCCTGGATCAGCCGGACTACGTCAACGCCGTCGCCGCCCTGGGCACCAAGCTCACGCCCCGGGCCCTGCTGGATGCCCTGCTGGACATCGAGGCTCGCCACGGCCGCAGCCGGGCCTTCAAGAACGCCCCACGCACCCTGGACCTGGACCTACTGCTTTATGACGGCCTGGTCATGCATGAGCCCGGGCTGACCCTGCCCCATCCCCGCATGCTGGAACGGGCCTTCGTCCTGGCCCCCCTGGCGGAAATCGCCCCGGATTGCGTCATCCCCGGCCAGGGCACCGCCGCTTTCAACCTGGCGAAGCTGGACTGCACCGCCCTGGCCCGACTGCCCGACCCCGCACCCCAGGCCCGCTCGGCCCATCCCTGATGTTCGGCCGCTTTCGTCACATCGTCGTGGAGGGGCCCATCGGCGTGGGCAAGACCAGTCTGGCGCGCAAACTGGCCACCCTGCTGGAAGCGGAACTCATCCTGGAAAACGTGGATGAAAACCCCTTCCTCGGTCGCTTCTACGAGGACCGCCGCCGCTACGCCCTGCCCACCCAGCTGTTCTTCCTGGTCTCCCGGGTGGAACAGGCCCAGCGCCTCATCCAGGGGGAGCTCTTCACCCCCGCCACGGTGGCGGACTTCATGCTGGCCAAGGACATGCTCTTCGCCCGCCTGACCCTGGACGAGGCGGAGTTCAAGCTCTACCGCCAGCTCCACGAAGGCCTCAGGCCCCAGGCCGGCGCCCCGGACCTGGTGATCTACCTCCAGGCCAGGACCGCCACCCTGGCCGAGCGGGTACGCAAGCGGGGTCGCCAGGCGGAACGCAACCTGAACGAGGCCTACCTGGCCGACCTGTCCACCGCCTACAGCGAGTTCTTCTACCATTACGACGAAGCACCGCTGCTCACCGTCAACAGCGAGCACCTGAACTTCGTCGACAAGGACGAGGACTTCAACCTGCTGGTACAGCGCATCAAGGACATGCGTGGGCGGCGGGAGTTCTTCAACATGGGGGCATGATCCCTAACGAAACAGGCTCCATACATGTATCTACCTCAGTTGCTGAAACGAGCCGAGCAAGGCGAAAAACTGGTGGCCCTCACCTGCTATGACGCCGGCTTTGCCCGCGTCCTGGCCCACAGCGGCGTGGACATCCTGCTGGTGGGGGATTCCCTGGGCATGACCGTCCAGGGCCATGCCACCACCCTGCCCGTGACCCTGGAGCACATGGCCTACCACACCGAGGCGGTGGCCCGGGGTGCCGACGGCCGGGCCTTCGTCATGGCCGACCTGCCCTTCGGCAGCTACCAGGCCAGCCCCCAACAGGCTTTCTCCAGCGCCGCCCGGCTGATGGCGGCCGGTGCCAACATGGTGAAGCTGGAAGGCGGCGCCGTCATGGTGGACACGGTGGAATACCTGAGCCAGCGTGGCATCCCCGTGTGCGCCCACCTGGGCCTGCTGCCCCAGTCGGTGAACCAGACGGGGTATCGCGCCCAGGCCAAGGAACGCAAGGCCGCCGATCAGCTCATCAAGGACGCCACGTCCCTGGAGGCGGCCGGGGCCGGGATGCTGGTGCTGGAATCCATCCCCGCCATGCTGGCTGCGGAAGTGACCAACTGCCTGGCCCTGCCCACCATCGGCATCGGTGCCGGCACCGACTGCGACGGCCAGGTGCTGGTGCTCCAGGACCTGCTGGGCATGACCCCCCGGCCCCCCCGCTTCGCCAAGGACTTCATGGCCGGCGCCACCAGCATCGCGGATGCGGTGGGGCGCTATGTCCAGGCGGTGCGGGACGGTAGTTTCCCCGGGCCGGAACACCAGTTCCCATGAAGCTGGTCCACAGCGTGGCGGAACTGCGCCAGGCCCTGGCGGGCGCCGGGCAGTCGGCCTTCGTGCCCACCATGGGCAACCTCCATGCCGGCCACATCTCCCTCGTCGAACTCGCGAAACGGCATGGCCGGCCCGTGGTGGCCAGCATCTTCGTCAATCCCCTGCAATTCGGCGCCGGCGAGGATTTCGAACGCTATCCCCGTACCCTGGAGGCGGATTGCGCCCAACTTGAAGCCGCCGGATGCGACCTGGTGTTCGCCCCGGATGTGGGGGAGATGTACGCGGAACCCCAGAAATACACGGTCATTCCGCCCCTGGCGGAAGAACTCTGCGGCGCCTGCCGGCCCGGCCATTTCGCCGGCGTGTGTACCGTGGTGCTGAAGCTGTTCAACATGGTCCAGCCCCGCTTCGCCGCCTTCGGCAAGAAGGACTACCAGCAGTTGTTCATCCTCAAGGGCATGGTGCGCCAGTTCAATCTGCCAATCACCCTCCTGGAAGGGGAGACCGGCCGCGCCCAGGACGGCCTGGCCCTGTCCTCCCGCAACGGTTACCTCTCCATCGAGGAAAGGGCCGAGGCCCCCCGGCTTTTCATGACCCTCAATAACCTGGCGAACCGCATGCAGGCCGGTGAACGAGACGCCGCCCAGCTGGAGCGGGAAGCCGCCGACCACCTGGCCGACCATGGTTGGCGCGTGGACTACGTGGCCCTTCGCAGCCAGGAGACCCTGCTGACCCCCTCACCGGGCGAAGGTCGACTGGTCGCCCTGGCGGCAGCCCATCTGGGGCGTACCCGCCTCATCGACAACCTGGAAATCGACCTGTCTGTTTGGTAGGCAACCTAATCGGTATAATGGCTGCCCTTTTTCAGATTTCCTGCCCGCCATGCAACGCACCCTGCTGAAATCCAAGCTGCACCGCGTGCGCGTCACGGCCTCCGAACTGGAGTACGAAGGCTCCTGCGCCATCGACGAACTCCTGCTGGAGGCGGCGGACATCCGCGAGTACGAGCAGATCGACATCTACAACGTCAACAACGGCGAGCGTTTCACCACCTACGCCATCTGCGGCCAGCGGGGCTCGGGCATGATTTCGGTGAACGGCGCCGCCGCGCGCAAGGCAGCCGTGGGCGACGTGCTCATCATCGCCAGCTTCGCCGTCTACTCGGAGATGGAAGCGGCCCAGTTCGAGCCCAAGCTCATCTACGTGGACGAGAAGAACCGCATCAAGCGCGTCGGCGCCACCATTCCCGCCCAGGCGGCCTGAGTTGCCTTAGGGTGGCTTGAGGTTGGCCTAAACCCGCTTCACCCTGGCCCAGTCGAAGCAGGGCCCCGGGTCAGTTTTGCGACCCGGCGCGATGTCCGAGTGACCCGCCACCCCCTGGATGGGATAGACCGCCTGCAATAGCCGCAGCAACTCGTTGAGTACCTGATACTGGATTTCGGTGAAGGGCTGTTCATCCGTACCCTCCAGTTCGATGCCGATGGAATAGTCGTTGCATCGCTCCCGCCCCCGCCATGATGAAGTGCCCGCATGCCAGGCCCGCGCCCCGCAGGGCACGAACTGGACCAATTCCCCGTCGCGGCGGATGAAGAAATGGGCCGAGACTCGCAGGCCATGGATGCCCGCGTAATAGGGGTGCTCGGCGGCGTCCAGCCGGTTGGTAAAAAGCTGCTCCACCCCGGGGCCGCCGAACTTTCCTGGTGGCAGGCTGATGTTGTGGACCACCACCAGACTGATGGCCTCCCCGTCCGGCCGCGGGTCCTGGTTGGGTGACGGCGAACGCCGCGCGCCCGCCAGCCAGCCCTCGTCATCCAGCCGCCACGCCTCTTGCCTCATGTTCTAGGGCTCCTCCTGGGCCGGCGCCGCCAGGGCATCCGCCATGGCCGCCGCCAGGGCGGGTGGGCTGACCTCGCACTCCAGGCGGGCATGGAACTCGCCGTTCCTGTAAAGCAGCAGGGTGGGCAGATGAAAGACGTCGTGGGCCCGGGCCAGGGCCGGACTGAGCTGGACATCCACCTTGAAGAGCCGCGTCCCGGGACCCGCCGCCAGGGGCAGGCGTCCCTCCACCACCCGGCAGGTGCCGCAGGTGGTACTGCCGAACAGCACCAGGGCGATACCCCCTGCCTCGCGCAGACGGTGGTGGTAACGGAATTCGTCCAGAGGTTCCAGGGCAGCCATGGCGGGATGTTAGCGCAGCCACGGCCGCCCATCCTTTTCATGCCCCGGCCACATTACAATCCCGCGTCCTTTAAGCGGAGCTATTCATGCTTGCCCTTGAGTTGTTTTTCTTCCTCATCCTCATCCTCATCGCCGCCGAGGTGTTCGTAAACGCCCTGGAGCACCTGGGGGAAAGGCTGGGCATCTCGGAGGGAGTCACGGGTTCCATCTTTGCCGCCGTGGGCACGGCCCTGCCGGAAACCATCGTGCCCCTGCTGGCCATCTTCGCCGGCACCCAGAACCAGCAACTGAACGAGGAGATCGGTGTGGGCGCCATCCTGGGCGCCCCCCTCATGCTCTCTACCCTGTCCCTGTTCCTCATGGCCCTGGCCGTTTGGAAACACCGGGGGGCGCAAGGCCACCTGACCCCTGAACGGACCGGCCTGACCCGGGATCTGGATTTTTTCCTCGCGGCCTTCACCCTGGCGGCCGTGGCCCTGTTCGTGCCCCATGACAACCCGGCCATCCGCGCCATCCTGGGTGTGGTGATGGTGCTGATCTACTTCTTCTACGTCATGCTCACCATCAAGGCCTCCGCCGCCCTGGTGAAGGATGGCCATGCCACCGAGGCGGAAGACCCCATGTTCCTGGCCAGGTTGGGCCTGCCTACCAACTGGGCCACCATCCTCATCCAACTGGCGGCCGGCCTGGCCCTGCTGGTGACGGGGGCCAAGGGTTTCATCCATGGCATCGAGGCGGCCGCGCCCATGCTGGGCATCTCCGCCCTGATGCTGTCCCTGATGATCGTGCCCATCGCCACGGAACTTCCAGAGAAGGTGAATTCCATCCTCTGGATCCGCAAGCACAAGGACACCCTGGCCTTTGGCAACATCACCGGCGCCATGGTGTTCCAGGGCACGCTCCTGCCCGCCATCGGCATCCTGCTCACCCCCTGGGCACCCCAGAAGGAAGTGCTGGCCGGCGTGGTGGTCACCCTGGTGGCCGCCGGCTGGCTGCGCTTCATGCTGCGGCGGGGCCAGTTGCGGGTTTGGATGCTGGGGGTGAACGGCGCCCTCTATGCCACTTACCTGACCATTGCACTTACCTGAGCCGGGCCGCCGCGATATCCCTAAATATTTGTCGGGCATGGCCGATATCTATATCGTTCGGCATAAAGAACAGACAATTGTCTGAACGTATGGAGCGCCCATGAAGAACCCAAACATCACCCCCACCTCGGTGGAAAAAGTGATGCGGGAAGACGATTTCATCGTCTCCAAGACCGACCTGACGGGTCGCATTACCTACGGCAATCGCATCTTCGTGGAGTTTTCCGGTTACTCCGAAGAGGAACTCCTGGGCAGCCAGCACAACATCATCCGCCACCCGGACATGCCCCGGGGGGTGTTCAAGTTCCTATGGGACACCATTCAGGACAAGAACGAGTGCAATGCCTACGTAAAGAACATGGCCAAGGACGGCAGCTTCTACTGGGTGTTCGCCAACGTCGTCCCGGATTTCAGTTCCAATGGCGAAATCACCGGTTTCACCTCGGTACGCCGCAAGCCTCGCACGGAGGTCGTGAAGCTCATGAGTGGCGTCTACCAAACCATGCTCGAAATAGAACAGAAGGCGGGCCCCAAGGATGCCTGCGCCGCCTCCTTGAGATTCCTGACCGGCCTGCTGGCCGAGAAGCAGTTGAGCTACGGCGAGTTCATCCTCTCCCTCTAAGGTACTGCCATGACCGATCTATCGTTGCGTACCCGATGCATCCTGTTCGCCACGGCCTTCAGCGTGCTGCTGGCAGTCAACATCGTCGTGCACATCGTGATGCATGGTTTCGAATGGCTGCCCATCGGCCTCCTGGCCATCGGTTTCTTCATCGCGGGGCTCCTGCAGCACAAGTCGCGCAAGTGGCTCTCGCCCCTGGCCGACCTCAGCGAGGTACTGCAGGAAGTAAGCGCCGGCCGATTCAGGCGCCGCATCACCCACATCGACGGCAGCACGGAAATCGGTCGCCTGTGCTGGCACATGAACGACATGCTGGATCAACTGGAAACCTTCAACCGGGAACAGGCCACCACCTTCCGCCACCACGTGGACGGCAAGTTCTACCGCAAGGCCATGCCCGCCGGCCTGCACGGCGGCTTCGCCAAGGGTCTCGAAAACCAGAACACGCTGCTGGAAGGCATGGCCACGCACACCCTGGGCCAGATGAAGAACCTGCTGCTGTCCATGGTGCAAAGCCTGAACAGCGGCAACCTCTTGAAAAACCTGGCTTCCACCCAGCAGGACCTGACCCGCATCACCGAGCACATGAAGATCGTCGCCAGCGAGGCCACCCGCACCAACAGTGATGCCGAGGCCAGCCATGCCGTGGTCTCCTCCGTGGTGCAAAGTCTTTCGGAGATTTCCACCCTCATCGACCACGCCAGCGTAGCCATCACCCAACTCAACGCGCGGGGTGCGGAAATCCAGCAGGCGGTGAGCCTGATCAACGGTATCGCCGACCAGACCAACCTGCTGGCCCTGAACGCCGCCATCGAAGCTGCCCGGGCCGGAGAGGCGGGGCGCGGATTCGCTGTGGTGGCAGACGAGGTGCGCAAGCTGGCGGAAAACACCAAGAACGCCTCCATCTCCATCGGTCGGGTCATGGAAGACCTCATGCGGGAGGCGGAATCCATGCTCAAGGATTCCGTCACCATGCGCGAGATGGCCAACAGTTCCCGGGGCGTCGTCGGCGACGTGTCCGCCCGTTTCAACCAGTTCGCGACCTCCGCCAAGACCACCCTGGAAAAGACCTATCACGCGCTGGACATGAGCTTTGCATCCCTCATCAAGGTGGACCACATCATCTACAAGCAACGGGCCTACATGGCCCTGGGCACCGGCGGAGAGGAGCAATACGTCAGCGCGGTGAGCGTGGACTGCCATGGTTGCCGCCTGGGCAAGTGGTATTACGAGGGCGACGGCAAGGAGCGGTTCATCGATACACGCGCCTACAAGACCATGGAATCCCCCCATCACCAGGTGCACCACAGCGCCCATGAAATGATGTCCTACATCGACAAGGGCTGGGAACATGACGTGGAGATGCAAAACACCATCTACGGCCAGTTGGAGAAGATGGAGAGCGCGAGCCAGGCAGTCATGGAGACCATCGGCCACATGGTGGCGGAAAAACACAATGACACCTTCGCCGCACCCGCTGCGGGCAGCCCCTCCACCCCTACTCAGCCATCCCCCTCTGCTCCCATTCCGGTGGCCCGGAAAGCGGTCAAGGCCAGCCCCAAGAAGGAAGGATCCGGATCCATCGAGCTGTTTTGATCGGCCACCTGGCGCGTCCTAGTCGATGCCCAGCCGCTCCAGGCGATAACGCAGGCTGCGGAAGGTTACGCCCAGCAGCCGGGCCGCGGCGGTCTTGTTGTTTCCCGTCTTGAGCAGGGCGGCCTGGATGGCCTTCTTCTCCACGGCATCCAGATAGTCCTGCAGGCCCGTACCCACGCCCTCAGCCCCGGGGACATCCGCCCCCGCGTCCTCCCCATTCGGGGTGATATGCAGGTCGTCCGGTGTGATTTCCTCTCCCTCGGACAGGGCCAGGGCCCGCTCCAGCATATTTTCCAGTTCCCGCACATTGCCCGGAAAGTCATAACGCTGCAGCGCCTCCAGGGCTGCAGTGCTGAGCCGGGCACCGCGATGCCCCGTCAGGCGCTCCAGGAT
This window contains:
- a CDS encoding Trm112 family protein, producing MDPKLLEILVCPLCKGPLTLLKDRQELVCKADRLAFPIRDGIPVMLEEEARRLEEAEDIA
- a CDS encoding tetraacyldisaccharide 4'-kinase produces the protein MGCLVMRMLLGPFSLLFRFLAALRSMAYARGWKRSTRLPVPVLVVGNITAGGAGKTPLTLALVAWLKDAGYKPGIVSRGYGGSARLAMPVRADSDPRLVGDEPVLLARRGGCPVWIGARRGEAGSRLLDFHPEVDVVVADDGLQHYALDRDMEVAVVDGQRGFGNGWLLPAGPLREPEKRLDRVTAVVCNGGSCGRLALAAPVFGMRLAGQRLYNLVEPTRLAAAAEMADTPVHAIAGIGHPQRFFEHLAGLGLAVIPHAFPDHHDFKAEDLPAGRFVMTEKDAVKIAPLARQMGLEDCWVLEVDAELGQGLKELLLNRLSQCRVRNHGPQTA
- a CDS encoding biopolymer transporter ExbD, producing the protein MNFQRGSRRDDPEINLIPLIDVLLVILIFLMVTTTYARFSELQINLPEAQGDTSKEEPVQITVNVSEQGRYEVNQAVLGNMGVEGIVRALQAAAGPEKDPVVVISADARATHQSVVRVMDAARRAGFPRVTFVTQSGASP
- a CDS encoding MotA/TolQ/ExbB proton channel family protein, translating into MLALIEAAGWPIWPLILASILALAIIFERFYTLRRPQVVPPGLLEQTLENLRKHGANPDIMRALAEGSPLGRVFAVGVRNVNMSREMMKESLEEAGRAVAHDLERYLTTLGTIAAVAPLMGLLGTVVGMVEIFGSQSPSGGNPAVLAHGISVALYNTAFGLIVAIPSLIFHRFFRGRVDAFLVEMEQEALRLVEIVHGERK
- the pcnB gene encoding polynucleotide adenylyltransferase PcnB, which encodes MIRRLINKVFGKKAPAGPLILPLEQHGIRREQLHHCALKVTRSLREAGHDAFVVGGAVRDLLLGRDPKDFDVATNATPEEVRRVFRRSRLIGRRFQIVHVYCGPDVIEVTTFRAATPPPEDLDNEEGEGNVVRTRVTADDGMLLRDNVFGNQEEDAARRDFTVNALYYDPDKQEVWDWHGGVADAKKKVLRMIGDPEQRFREDPVRMLRAARFAAKLDFHIDPTTRAPIARLAPMLARIPPSRLFDEMMKLLLSGHAERGVRQLRAEGLHHGILPMLDAILDDPGRQKFLHAALHDTDERVRKGHSASPAFMLACLLWYDYQEELAANKQAGKHDQPAQFDAMDTVLERQRSALAVPRRLDGTIKEIWVLQGRLTQRSGGKPFRLLAHPRFRAGYDFLLIRARGDDAETELADWWTRFQEAGEDERAGMLITSSGGEGKRKRRHRPRHKPGDAVEVTLG
- the folK gene encoding 2-amino-4-hydroxy-6-hydroxymethyldihydropteridine diphosphokinase — encoded protein: MPWRSPLADIEAYVALGANLGDPAAQLRRAMAELARLPESRLAACSSLYLSKPVGFLDQPDYVNAVAALGTKLTPRALLDALLDIEARHGRSRAFKNAPRTLDLDLLLYDGLVMHEPGLTLPHPRMLERAFVLAPLAEIAPDCVIPGQGTAAFNLAKLDCTALARLPDPAPQARSAHP
- a CDS encoding deoxynucleoside kinase codes for the protein MMFGRFRHIVVEGPIGVGKTSLARKLATLLEAELILENVDENPFLGRFYEDRRRYALPTQLFFLVSRVEQAQRLIQGELFTPATVADFMLAKDMLFARLTLDEAEFKLYRQLHEGLRPQAGAPDLVIYLQARTATLAERVRKRGRQAERNLNEAYLADLSTAYSEFFYHYDEAPLLTVNSEHLNFVDKDEDFNLLVQRIKDMRGRREFFNMGA
- the panB gene encoding 3-methyl-2-oxobutanoate hydroxymethyltransferase → MYLPQLLKRAEQGEKLVALTCYDAGFARVLAHSGVDILLVGDSLGMTVQGHATTLPVTLEHMAYHTEAVARGADGRAFVMADLPFGSYQASPQQAFSSAARLMAAGANMVKLEGGAVMVDTVEYLSQRGIPVCAHLGLLPQSVNQTGYRAQAKERKAADQLIKDATSLEAAGAGMLVLESIPAMLAAEVTNCLALPTIGIGAGTDCDGQVLVLQDLLGMTPRPPRFAKDFMAGATSIADAVGRYVQAVRDGSFPGPEHQFP
- a CDS encoding pantoate--beta-alanine ligase; translated protein: MKLVHSVAELRQALAGAGQSAFVPTMGNLHAGHISLVELAKRHGRPVVASIFVNPLQFGAGEDFERYPRTLEADCAQLEAAGCDLVFAPDVGEMYAEPQKYTVIPPLAEELCGACRPGHFAGVCTVVLKLFNMVQPRFAAFGKKDYQQLFILKGMVRQFNLPITLLEGETGRAQDGLALSSRNGYLSIEERAEAPRLFMTLNNLANRMQAGERDAAQLEREAADHLADHGWRVDYVALRSQETLLTPSPGEGRLVALAAAHLGRTRLIDNLEIDLSVW
- a CDS encoding aspartate 1-decarboxylase, which produces MQRTLLKSKLHRVRVTASELEYEGSCAIDELLLEAADIREYEQIDIYNVNNGERFTTYAICGQRGSGMISVNGAAARKAAVGDVLIIASFAVYSEMEAAQFEPKLIYVDEKNRIKRVGATIPAQAA
- the ampD gene encoding 1,6-anhydro-N-acetylmuramyl-L-alanine amidase AmpD, which encodes MRQEAWRLDDEGWLAGARRSPSPNQDPRPDGEAISLVVVHNISLPPGKFGGPGVEQLFTNRLDAAEHPYYAGIHGLRVSAHFFIRRDGELVQFVPCGARAWHAGTSSWRGRERCNDYSIGIELEGTDEQPFTEIQYQVLNELLRLLQAVYPIQGVAGHSDIAPGRKTDPGPCFDWARVKRV
- a CDS encoding thioredoxin family protein, which produces MAALEPLDEFRYHHRLREAGGIALVLFGSTTCGTCRVVEGRLPLAAGPGTRLFKVDVQLSPALARAHDVFHLPTLLLYRNGEFHARLECEVSPPALAAAMADALAAPAQEEP
- a CDS encoding sodium:calcium antiporter, encoding MLALELFFFLILILIAAEVFVNALEHLGERLGISEGVTGSIFAAVGTALPETIVPLLAIFAGTQNQQLNEEIGVGAILGAPLMLSTLSLFLMALAVWKHRGAQGHLTPERTGLTRDLDFFLAAFTLAAVALFVPHDNPAIRAILGVVMVLIYFFYVMLTIKASAALVKDGHATEAEDPMFLARLGLPTNWATILIQLAAGLALLVTGAKGFIHGIEAAAPMLGISALMLSLMIVPIATELPEKVNSILWIRKHKDTLAFGNITGAMVFQGTLLPAIGILLTPWAPQKEVLAGVVVTLVAAGWLRFMLRRGQLRVWMLGVNGALYATYLTIALT
- a CDS encoding PAS domain-containing protein, which produces MKNPNITPTSVEKVMREDDFIVSKTDLTGRITYGNRIFVEFSGYSEEELLGSQHNIIRHPDMPRGVFKFLWDTIQDKNECNAYVKNMAKDGSFYWVFANVVPDFSSNGEITGFTSVRRKPRTEVVKLMSGVYQTMLEIEQKAGPKDACAASLRFLTGLLAEKQLSYGEFILSL